Genomic segment of uncultured Tolumonas sp.:
TAGTGATCTTGAATGCCCGGCTGTCGGAAAAATCCTGTCAGCGTTATCAACGCATCCGTCACTTCTTTCGGCAAATGAGCCAATCGCTAACGCTTTTGTTGTGCCAGCACCGCGATGATGCCGAACGCTTCAAACGACTGGGGGTCACTCAACCACAGATAGCAGTAACTGGGTCGATTAAATTTGACATTCAATTGGATCAAAAACAGATCGAATTAGGTGAACAATACCGCCAGAGTTTAGGCAACCGCCCCGCGTGGATCGCTGCTAGCACCCACAAAGGGGAAGACGAAGCAATTCTGCGGGCACATCAGGCAATCTGTAAGCAGCAACCCGAAGCGTTGTTAATTCTGGTGCCTCGTCATCCACAACGATTTACTGATGTAGCTAAATTATGTCTGGAGCAAGGATTTGCCATCTGCCAACGCAGCGAACAACGTTTAGTCACAGCACAAGAATCGGTTCTGCTGGGTGATAGCATGGGCGAAATGGCGTATTTCTTTCAGATCGCCGATATTGCCTTCATGGGGGGAAGCTTAGTGCCCGTTGGCGGCCATAATCTGCTGGAACCAGCTGCCCTGGCCAAACCCACGTTGATTGGCCCACATTTCTTTAATTTCAGTGATATCACCAGACAACTAGTAGACAAAAAAGCCTGTCGGGTCATTCATGATGAAACCGAATTAGCAACACATGTACTGCAGCTACTCGGTTCCGTAGAACAACAACATCTGATGGGCATGGCCGCATTTGATGTGGTCGCCGCCAATCAGGGGGCATTAGAAAAGAGTTTGACGGCAATTGATACCGTATTAGCAAGATTGCCTCAACGGTAAGCTTGATAGGCCACCAGCAGATGCTGCCAGTCATCCATTTGCCAGTGAAACAGTGGATGTAACGCCGACTCTTTGTGCAGTGAACGTAACAGACGCGCCAGATTTTTTGCTTGCCAGCGCCCCGGATGACGGATGGCGCCTTTATCAAAATCAATCAACCAGATCTTGCCGTCGTTATCCCGCAAAATATTGTGGGCATTCAGATCAGAATGATAGACACCGGCTTGATGAAACTGCGCCAATACCTGCCCAATTTGTTGCCATGTTTCACGCGGTAACGGCTCACACTTCAGTAATTGAACCAGATCTTCTGCGTTGGGAATTCGTTCAATTAGAATGTCAGCCTGATAGCGCCAACCGTGAGGCACAATACGCGCTGCAACCGGACGCGGCACCGGTAATTCATCGTCCACCAGTTTTTGTAACAATGAAAATTCAGCAAATGAGCGTGTACAACGCAGACCGGTATAACAAAACTGATCGGGGATATGGCGGCCAATCAGTCCACCACGCCAATAGTGGCGTAAAACCCAATGCGCCGATTCATGCTGTAAAAACCAGGTGATGCCTCGCCCATGCGACTGCCCGGTAATGGCATTTTGTTGTTGCCAGTAATCCGCCGAAAAATAATCAGGGGTGAAATCAGGAGCCAGTAATGGATCAAAACAACAAATTTGTCCGGCACTCTTCACAATACGAGGAGCAGTCATGTTGGGTTCTCAGTAAAATGATCCGTCAATTTTACCTGCTTCAGCGCCAGATGACATAACTGACACCATTATTCCGCGTGTAATGCGCGTAAAACCTGCTGCAAGGTGTCGCGCGCAGGGACACCACCATCGGCTAACACCGCTTTTTGTGCCCAGACAAATGCATTGGATGGGTCACCGTTATCTAGCAGTGTTTGTGCGTAATTATTGGCCGCCACTGCAGAATTCGGATGATAACTGGCGGCAAGCTGAAACCAATGTTGCGCCAAAACCAGATCATGTTGTTGATACGCTGCATTACCCAGACCAATCAAGGCCGTCAAATTGCTCGGCCAACGTTGCAAAGTTGCCTGATAGGCTACTTGTGCCTGAGGCAAACCTGCCGTCTTTTCCAAATCAACAATGCTTTGCAGATAACGAGATTCTTGCATTGATGGTGACGGCAACACAGATGGTGCTAAAACCAGCAAACCCCATCGATGGCTACGTTGCCAGAGATTATCAAATTGCGTTAGCGACCAGTGCTGATTGGCCTGCGCCCCAGAATGCACAATAATTTCCTGCCGTGACAGGTCATAACCGGTCACAACGGCATAATGCCATTTCGGGTACCAGTTAAACGACAAATTCAATAACACAATCACCGGACGGCCAGCATTCACTTCCGTCAATAACGCCAGTAATGTGGGGTCGGTTTCATACGCCAGATAACCCTGCCGCCGGACACTGGCTTTCAGTTCCGCCTGTAATGCTCCACCTCGTGCAGGTAACAGCATTTCCTGTGCTAATAAC
This window contains:
- a CDS encoding 3-deoxy-D-manno-octulosonic acid kinase translates to MTAPRIVKSAGQICCFDPLLAPDFTPDYFSADYWQQQNAITGQSHGRGITWFLQHESAHWVLRHYWRGGLIGRHIPDQFCYTGLRCTRSFAEFSLLQKLVDDELPVPRPVAARIVPHGWRYQADILIERIPNAEDLVQLLKCEPLPRETWQQIGQVLAQFHQAGVYHSDLNAHNILRDNDGKIWLIDFDKGAIRHPGRWQAKNLARLLRSLHKESALHPLFHWQMDDWQHLLVAYQAYR
- a CDS encoding PA2778 family cysteine peptidase, coding for MHFLTKAHLLLVGCLWLVGCANHFPETHSPAITSSSKQLAVPFIVQDDAYCGPSALAMVLAQQNKSVSVSLLAQEMLLPARGGALQAELKASVRRQGYLAYETDPTLLALLTEVNAGRPVIVLLNLSFNWYPKWHYAVVTGYDLSRQEIIVHSGAQANQHWSLTQFDNLWQRSHRWGLLVLAPSVLPSPSMQESRYLQSIVDLEKTAGLPQAQVAYQATLQRWPSNLTALIGLGNAAYQQHDLVLAQHWFQLAASYHPNSAVAANNYAQTLLDNGDPSNAFVWAQKAVLADGGVPARDTLQQVLRALHAE
- the waaA gene encoding lipid IV(A) 3-deoxy-D-manno-octulosonic acid transferase, whose amino-acid sequence is MRLFYTLLIYLLSPVVLFLLYRPRHGKPGFGSRWKEHLGWIAPPNNQAPIWIHAVSVGETIAVTPLIKAFKQRHPELSIVLTTTTRTGADQAARLGDLVEHRYAPLDYPGAVKRFIKQIRPQALLIMETELWPNLLAQCGKQNIPVVILNARLSEKSCQRYQRIRHFFRQMSQSLTLLLCQHRDDAERFKRLGVTQPQIAVTGSIKFDIQLDQKQIELGEQYRQSLGNRPAWIAASTHKGEDEAILRAHQAICKQQPEALLILVPRHPQRFTDVAKLCLEQGFAICQRSEQRLVTAQESVLLGDSMGEMAYFFQIADIAFMGGSLVPVGGHNLLEPAALAKPTLIGPHFFNFSDITRQLVDKKACRVIHDETELATHVLQLLGSVEQQHLMGMAAFDVVAANQGALEKSLTAIDTVLARLPQR